In Uranotaenia lowii strain MFRU-FL chromosome 2, ASM2978415v1, whole genome shotgun sequence, one genomic interval encodes:
- the LOC129747509 gene encoding uncharacterized protein LOC129747509, producing the protein MWSGWPSAVKNYLVDYRSNNYDRLRMMGRKLQYFVSSTRAIGKLLVMENELIVGDSSEKRGAENGLLRCTSKSVKGADMKSSSVAPLAKGESKGVAFNRRSRERPP; encoded by the exons ATGTGGTCGGGCTGGCCAAGTGCCGTAAAGAATTATCTGGTCGATTACCGTAGCAATAATTATG acaGACTAAGAATGATGGGACGAAAACTGCAGTACTTTGTGTCCAGCACCAGGGCAATAGGAAAGCTACTGGTCATGGAAAACGAGCTTATCGTCGGAGATAGCAGTGAAAAACGAGGCGCAGAAAATGGGCTTCTGCGTTGTACGTCGAAATCGGTCAAGG GAGCTGACATGAAAAGCAGTTCCGTGGCTCCTCTAGCTAAAGGTGAGAGCAAAGGTGTTGCGTTTAATAGAAGGTCCAGAGAAAGGCCGCCGTGA